The genomic DNA ACTCGTTCAAGCGGGCGTTATTCATACCAAAGAAGATATTTACTACCTCACTTTTGAAGAACTCCGCGAGGCCGTGAGCAGCAATAAGCTGGATAACCAGATCATCAGCAAACGAAAAGAGGAGTACAACATATTTGCAAAGCTTACTCCACCACGTGTTATTACGTCTGATGGTGAAGTCATTGCAGGGGAGTATAAACGAGAAAATCTCCCAGCCGAAGCTATTGCCGGTCTAGCTGTTTCTTCCGGAGTGATCGAAGGGCGAGCACGTGTCATTATAAACATGGAGGATGTGGATTTAGAGGAGGGAGATATACTCGTCACCGCCTTTACAGACCCTAGCTGGACCCCTTTGTTTGTATGCATAAAAGGCCTAGTCACCGAAGTGGGGGGATTGATGACACATGGAGCCGTTATCGCGCGTGAATATGGCCTGCCCGCCGTTGTCGGAGTGGACAATGCCACCAATCTGATCAAAGACGGGCAGCGAATTCGCGTGCATGGGACAGAAGGGTATATTGAAATATTGGAATGACCAAAAGAATGAGCAAGATTCACATGAGTTATCGGTGAATCTTGCTCATTCTTGTTGTTAAAATACACTACGTACTAATCCCCCGTCTATTCGTAACGCGGAACCATTAATGGCAGAAGAGAGAGGACTACTTAAGAAGGTGACAAGATGTGCAATTTCTTCTGGTCGAATAAGCCTTTGAATAATGGAGGTTGGCCGGTTCTCTTTCATAAATCGCTTTTCAGCTTCCTCCACTGTTAATTTCTCATTAGGATAAAGGCTATTTAACATCGTTTCCACTCCTTCTGTTAAAGTGGAACCAGGCATAACCGTATTTACGGTCACATTTGTTCCTTTAGTCAACTCGGCTAAACTGCGGGAGAGCGAGAGCTGCATCGTTTTGGTCGCACTATAATGAGCCATTTCTTGAGATGGCATAATCGCTGCTTCGCTAGCGATAAAGATGACTCTGCCTTCTTTTTTTTGAATCATTTGTTTCAGGTACTGGCGAGAAAGTCGAACACCGCTCATAATGTTGACTTCAAACAGCTTGAACCAATCTTCATCAGAGATATCAAAATATTCTACAGGTTCAAAAATTCCGAGGTTGTTAATGAGAATGTCTACTTCAGAGTACTTCTCAATAACCATTTGGCATCCTTGCTCTGTTCCTAGATCAGCGATAACTGACTGAAGAATAGCGTCAGGATACTTTGCTTGGATTTCCTTTATAGTCTGAATAACTTTTTCTTCGCGCCGTCCATTAATAAGTACAGTGGCCCCTTCAGCCACTAATGACATGGCGATTGCTTTTCCAATTCCCGAAGTGGAACCAGTAACCAGCGCCGTTTTTCCTTTTAAATACAAATGCATGTTTGCCCCTCCGAGATTCGTATTTTTAAAAGTCAAAATTGTCCGGATCTGGACCGACTCGATAGTTCTGATTCAAATCATTAATTCGTTCCATTTCTTCCTTCGTTAACTCAAAATCAAACACCGTTGCGTTTTCAACTATTCGATGTTCTTTTGTAGACTTGGGAATGGTTACAACGCCGTTTTGTAAGTCCCAACGTAAAATGACTTGCGCAGTAGACTTGTCATACTTATTAGCGATATCTTTCAAGACCTGCTCATCAAGTAATTGCCCTTGCATTAATGGAGACCACGCTTCTAGCTGAATTCCATGTTCCTGACAAAACGACTGAAGTTCTTTTTGGGTTAAACGGGGATGGTATTCTACCTGGTTCACCATCGGTTTAATTTCTGCATCTTGCATCAAGTCCTTGAGATGATGGATTTGAAAATTGCTCACCCCAATAGCTTTTACACGTCCTGCTTTATAAAGAGTCTCTAATGCTCTCCATGCTTCTTTATATTTGCCTTGTACAGGCCAATGAATAAGGTATAAATCCAGATACTCTAAACCAAGTTTGTTTAGGCTCGTTTCATAGGCTGTAATTGTAGATTCATACCCTAAATCGGCATTCCAAACTTTCGATGTCACAAATAGATCTTCTCTGGAAATGCCGGCTTCTTTCATCCCTTCACGGATGCCTAAACCAACTCCCTCTTCATTTTCGTAAATAGCTGCCGTATCAACACTGCGATATCCATGTTTAATGGCTGTTTTGACAGCATGAACTAACTCAGGCCCTTCTTCTACTTTAAACACCCCGATTCCAAACCAGGGCATTTTAACACCGTTATGCAGAGTAGTTTTATCTTGCAAGTTTTTGGCTATCATAAAAATTACCTCCAGAAATATTTTGCGTAGTGTAAACAGCATACCCTAAGCAATAAAGATATACGCTGAAATGAAAAAAATGATGAATATCAGCAGGCAAATGTTATTATGAAATATATAAGTCATGAAGAAAAGTACGCACTTATAAGTGCTATAGATACTTAATAGTTCCATAGGCACTTTTTTGTTCCTATAGATTAGGAGGAAGAGTCGGTTGGAAGAACATGTGCTTTCGCCTGTGCATACTGTAGTGTAACCATATATGTCGATTCGAATAAGAGAGGGTGAGATCCATGAGAAGCAATAGAGCATTCGGTCCATTTTCGCCTTTTTTCCAACACCTGGGGGAGGGGCTGAGCGGGATTGCCTCCGGGCGTTACGCCACCACCACCTCAATTACTGGGTACGTTTCAGCAGCTATCGCAGTCTCCGGCTCATAGCCTTTTCAGGATGGACTGCCACGGTCGTTTCCGATAGTCCTAATGACTGTTATTTTACTATAATAAATATAAAGAAAATGTTATAAGCGAGGATATATCATGACTAAACATCGGATCTATACAACGAGTGTCGCAAGTGTTTACCCCCATTATGTTACAAAGGCAGAGAAAAAAGGCCGCACGAAAGCAGAAGTCGATGAAATCATCCGTTGGTTGACAGGGTATAGCCAGGAAGACTTAGAAGCGCATCTGGAGAAAAAAACAGATTTTGAGACATTTTTTGCGGAGGCTACCCAAATGAATCCTTCGCGGGCTTTAATCAAAGGTGTGGTCTGCGGTGTCCGAGTGGAAGACATCAAAGAACCCACGATGCAGGAAATTCGCTTTTTGGATAAGCTGATCGATGAGTTAGCAAAGGGAAAAGCAATGGAGAAGATTTTGCGAAAATCATAATGTTCTTGGTGCTCGAGTGCGACGATCACTATGAAAATTAAAAGAGCAGATCTGCCGATGGCAGCTGCTCCTTTACCTTTATATTTTTAAAGAGGATTTTCATTCTTTTTATATCAATTTCATGGTTGTAATGCATGTATCGTCACTTTCAAATGTTGAAAATGTAGATTCCACTTTTTTCTCATTTTGGGTAATTGAGATACGATATTCTTTATCCCTCGGTAGCCATAAATCAATAAATCCGTGGGAATTGGACGTTAATTTTTCATCTCGTAAAATGTTTCCTTCGCTATCTTCAATAAATACCTCAAACTCTGTATTTATCAATTCTCCTCGGCAACCAGTCAAGCTATGGGTGGCACAAGGATGAGTTTGTTCAATGTATGGTGCAATAGAAACAAAGAACTCGTCTTTCGGCAATGCATAGGTTAACTGACTATTATCCTTATTTGTCACTATTAATTGCGTGGAATTAATGGAGGCAGACTGGTCTTCAATATTACCTTTACTATAATCACTAACCAATTGTTTAATATCTATGTCACTTCTTGTGAGCCCTTTGTTGTTTTTCGACTGCTGGCTTATACATCCACTTAATACAATAATTGAGACAATACTAATAAAAAACCATTTTTTTCTCATAGAATTATTCACCCCATTGTTCATATTATTCATGAATTGCATAAGTACCATAAATTGTATATACACCATTCATGGCATTTAGTAAGTGATTTATTGCACTCACAAGCAGCCGAGGTTCCATTTCCAAAATGGGAAAGAAGAGTTCGCCGAGTCTCGTAAGGAATAGGCATATCGCAGTACTTCTTCCGAAAGCTCTGCCTGATCAGATGAAGTCACTGAAAGAGGGGATAAAAAAAGCACTGGAGAGTCTTGAGATGGATGAGTATTCGGCAGGCATCACACTGCGTCGGCTTATTCCACATGAAGAGTTGATCCAAGCATAGAGCACAAACCAGGCAATATGCAAATGTACCCAAATAATGCCATTAGTGATCTATAATATAATGTAAATCACTTGGAGTTATTGGAGGGATCACATTCAATGTTTGGTGCTGATATCTGCATAATGGAGTATTTTACGGAGCAAAACATCGAACTTTATTTGGAACGTTTCCGCTCGCTGGGACCTCTGCCCGGTATAATGCTAACTTTTCTGAAATCTTTCGTTCCACCACTGCCTACCATCGTGATCATTGGCGCTAATGCAGCCATCTATGGGTTGTGGCTGGGATTTTTATACTCATGGATCGGCCTCGTAATGGGCAGCTTGCTTACGTTCTGGCTGATTCGCAAAGCGTCGGATACACCCTTTATTCGGCGCTGGGCGGCCAAACCGAAAGTACAGAAGGCGATGGTGTGGGCGCAGAGGAACGGATTTAGCTTCGTTTTTCTCTTAAGCCTGCTCCCGATAGGACCGTTCGTCGTCATTAACATGGCAGCGGGATTAACGCGATTGCGGACGGTTCCTTTTGCGGCAGCCGTCGTTCTAGGCAAAGGAGTCATGGTCTTCTGCATTTCCTATATCGGAACGCATCTGTCCGATTTTATCCACCAGCCCGTCGAGCTTATTGGCGTGGCGTTGTTTATTGCAGCTTCCCTATGGTTGAACCGGAAGATTCAAGCTTATTTCACGTCCTTGGCGGCTGTGTCCGCGGACAACATGAAATAAGGCGGGGAGAGAAGTCTAATCCACCTGGGGAGCCCCGAGCGTCTACTTTATACAAAACCCAGTCCGAACCGGGCTGGGTTTTGTCATGTTCATAAGATGGGTAAGCTGATGAGAACGGCTTTGGAATGAACTTGAAGTACTGTAGAGTTGAAGCCGTAAACATATATTTAAGGAGGCAATGATGCTATGGCAGCTGTAAGACCAATGATTGCTATCACAGGTATCGGTACCGCGTTGCCGCCTTATCGCATGGACCAGGCTGATACGGCACGACGGATCGTTGACGCGCTGAGCAGCAGCCCTGATTCAGCCCGTTGGGCCAGAAGAATATTCAAGCAATGCGGTGTCGAGAGCAGGTATACATGCGAGCCGGAACTGCTGCAAGAAGCTTCGGCATGCCGTTACATGCCGCAAGAAGATCGTTCGAAAGTGCCCTCGACAGCAGAACGGATGGCGGTCTATAAGCGGGAATCCGTCCCCCTCGCTTTATCTGCGGCGAGAGCGGCCTTAGCGGATGCGAAGATGGCTGCCGAGCAGATCACGCATCTGATCACGGTTAGCTGTACCGGGCAGTTCCTTCCGGGCATCGATGCGGCATTGGTTCAAGAGCTAGGGCTTGTGCCTTCGGTCATGCGAATCCCGCTTACGTTCATCGGATGCGCTGCCGGGATGAAGGCGATATGTTTGTCGAAGCAGCTGGTGTCCGGAGACCGGAATGCGAACGTATTGATTGTGTGTGTGGAATTGTGCACTCTCCATATTCAGCCTTCCGGGGATCGGGAAGCTTTGTTCGGCGCTTCCTTCTTCGGCGATGGAGCTTCGGCTTGCGTAATCGGCGTGGCATCTTCGCAGCAACAGCATGTTTACCAGCTTGGCGATGATCGTTCGGTGCTGCTGCCTGGGGGTGCTGATGAAATGATTTGGGAGATCGGCAATGATGGGTTTGACCTATATCTGTCCCCGAATATTCCGAGATTGATTGGCGATCATGTTCCAGCCGAAGTAGCGCATCTCGGTGGTGACGAGCCTCCCGAATTATGGGCGATTCATCCGGGAGGCAAAGGCATTGTCGAAGCGCTGCAATCGAAATATGGTCTGAGGGATGAACAGGTTGCGCCAAGTCTCGGTGTCCTGCGAGACATTGGAAATGTGTCCTCCGCCACGATTTTGTTCGTTATGAAGAAGATGAGGGAACAGCTGCAGGAGCAAGGTAAGGAACGGGCATCCGGGCTTGCGTTAGCCTTCGGCCCAGGTTTGACGGCGGAGATGATCAAAATTACTTATGTTGCTTCCAGCGTGCCATCCAAGCGCCGTACGGAGAAAGCGCATTATGTTTCCTAAGCTGCATCGGCGGGCATCGGCGGCTGAACTCATGGACGATTTCACAAGTGGTGGCGAGGAGCTTCGCGAGGCACTGCGGGATCTTCGCCGCTTGAATCGGCTGTTCGCGGCAAGTTCGCCAACGCTATACGGAATTAAGCAGCTGTGGCGTGCGGCGGGCAAACCGAAGCAACTGTCCATTACAGACGTCGGTGCAGGCTCTGGTGATGTGAATCGGCGCGTTCTGCAATGGGCATCGCGGCAAGGCGTTTCCTTGATGATCACGCTGGTCGATATGACGGAAGAGGCCTGCGCCGAAGCGCGCCATTTGTATATTGATGAGCCGCGCGTTCAGGTCATACGCGGCAATTTGTTTACGCTCCCTGAGGCGAGAGCGGATATCGTGACAGGCACACAGCTCCTGCATCATTTTTCAGAGGAGGAGGTGCCCCATGCCGTTTCAAGCATGCTTCGGGCGGCCCGGCTTGGCGTTGTCGTGAATGATATCCATCGGCATTGGATCGCATGGACGGCGGTATGGCTTGCGACCCGGGCGATTTCATCGAACAGGTATATCTTGAATGACGGCCCTCTGTCCGTGGCCAAAGGCTTCCGCTCGCAGGATTGGAAGCGCCTAAAGCAGGCGATGGGAATCAATCAGCTCATGTATTCCTGGAGACCGTTGTTCCGTTATGCAGTGGTGATCGGTAAGCCAGATTCATATTTAAGCGGACGGAGCTGATCGAATTGAAGCATGATGTGGATGTCGTCGTTCTCGGGGGAGGCATCTCGGGAAGCTGTATCGCTAAGGTGCTCGCGGAAAAGCAGTGGGAGACGGCCTTGATCGACCGGCGGAACTTCCCGCGTCATAAGGTGTGCGGGGAGTTCCTTTCGCCAGAAGCCCAAAGCACGCTGCACGCTCTTGGATTAACCGAGTCGGTCGTGTCTCTTCATCCGACGCGGATTGAATGGGCTAAGCTCATCTTCGAGCAGGGCCGCGAAATCGAGCTTCTGATCCCTGGCGCTGCCTGGGGAATTAGCCGATACATGATGGATGAGGCGCTGCATACAGCCGCGATGCAGACTGGAGCACAGCTGCACTTAACTACAACGGTTACGGGAATTGAGCAGCACGGAAAAGGTTATACTGTTCGAGCTAGACAGGGGACGGATACAAAACTGTTCCATGCCAGGGCTGTCATTACGGCCTGGGGTGCGAATTCGCGGATGGCGAAGACAGGACATCGTCCGGATGCAGCCGCTTCGTGCCAGCAAGCCTACATTGGCATTAAAACCCATTATGCCGGTTTAAAGATGGAACCGGTGATTGAGATGTATTTCTTCCAAGGTGGATACTTAGGATTATGTCCAGTTGAGGATGGCAGCGTGAATGCTGCGGCGCTGCTTAACCGTAGCGAATTTGTGAAGAAAGGCAACTCGGTGTTGTCCATTCTGGAAGCGGCGATTCAGCGCAACCGGAGACTTGCCGAGCGGCTTGCAACGGCTGTGCCCGTGCACGATACGCAAGCTGCTATCGCTCCCGTCTATCTCCAGCGTAAGCCCTCGCCATGGGACGGGCTTCCTCGCATAGGCGACGCTGCCGCGATGATCGCTCCGCTGTGCGGTGACGGAATGTCCATGGCGCTGCGCTCGGCTGCATTATGCGCTCCGCTCGCCGACGCTTTTTTGCGGGGAAGCATTTCTTTGCTGGAATGGGAACAACGCTATACGCAGGCGATCCGGCAGGAATTCGCCAATCCTTTAAGATGGGGCAGTCTGCTGCAATGGCTCATGAACAAGCCTACGGTTCAGCAGCTTCTGCCAAGTGCGGCCCGGTTCGCGCCTCTGCTGGCAAACGGTTTATTTCGAGCGACAAGATTGAAACCGCTGGAGCCACTGGAATTTTATACGGAATGCTGACTGAAAATCAATCGAATGGTATACGCCACTACATGGCCTCTTCTAAGTTTGTTGAACTTGGAAGAGGTTTTTTTGTAGCAAACATAGTTTACTATATAGAAAAATTAGTTCCGTGAAAAAAATTTATTCTTTTTACTGAACCTTTTTCCCCACGGGAGCGAATTAAGGGTTGAACATGTTCAGGAGGGGCCCCCATGAATGATAAAGAGTTACTTCCGTGGATTGAAAAAGCAATATTGGGCGATGAGTCCGCCTTTCAGCTTGTCTATCAGGCAACTCACCAAGACGTCTATCGGACAGTTGCTTTTCTCGTCTACAACAAACAGGACATCGAGGATATCGTGAATGAAGTTTACATGCACATGTGGCGGTCTTATCACAAGTACGACCCGAATCGGCCGTTCCGGTTTTGGCTGCACGGGATCACGATCCGTCTTGTCCAGGATTGGAGAAGAAAGGCCTGGCGGCGAATTCGCCTCTTTGAACGAAACCGCAAAATGACGAGTGAACAGTTCGACTGGACGGACCAACCTATCCTGCAGTCTGAAAGGCAGCAGGAGTTGTTCAGCCTTGTCCGCCAGTTGTCGTACAAATTACGTGTGGTTGTCATCCTGCGCTATTATCACGACTATGCTCTGGAAGAAATCGCAGAGACTCTGCAGATCCCCGTTGGCACAGTGAAATCCAGGCATCATCTGGCACTGAAAGAACTCCGAAAACAATTCGAGATGACGGGAGGAGAAGAATATGTCCATTGACAAGGAATTGCGTGAAGAGCTTCGTCA from Paenibacillus woosongensis includes the following:
- a CDS encoding NAD(P)/FAD-dependent oxidoreductase, which translates into the protein MKHDVDVVVLGGGISGSCIAKVLAEKQWETALIDRRNFPRHKVCGEFLSPEAQSTLHALGLTESVVSLHPTRIEWAKLIFEQGREIELLIPGAAWGISRYMMDEALHTAAMQTGAQLHLTTTVTGIEQHGKGYTVRARQGTDTKLFHARAVITAWGANSRMAKTGHRPDAAASCQQAYIGIKTHYAGLKMEPVIEMYFFQGGYLGLCPVEDGSVNAAALLNRSEFVKKGNSVLSILEAAIQRNRRLAERLATAVPVHDTQAAIAPVYLQRKPSPWDGLPRIGDAAAMIAPLCGDGMSMALRSAALCAPLADAFLRGSISLLEWEQRYTQAIRQEFANPLRWGSLLQWLMNKPTVQQLLPSAARFAPLLANGLFRATRLKPLEPLEFYTEC
- a CDS encoding SDR family NAD(P)-dependent oxidoreductase, with the protein product MHLYLKGKTALVTGSTSGIGKAIAMSLVAEGATVLINGRREEKVIQTIKEIQAKYPDAILQSVIADLGTEQGCQMVIEKYSEVDILINNLGIFEPVEYFDISDEDWFKLFEVNIMSGVRLSRQYLKQMIQKKEGRVIFIASEAAIMPSQEMAHYSATKTMQLSLSRSLAELTKGTNVTVNTVMPGSTLTEGVETMLNSLYPNEKLTVEEAEKRFMKENRPTSIIQRLIRPEEIAHLVTFLSSPLSSAINGSALRIDGGLVRSVF
- a CDS encoding CueP family metal-binding protein produces the protein MRKKWFFISIVSIIVLSGCISQQSKNNKGLTRSDIDIKQLVSDYSKGNIEDQSASINSTQLIVTNKDNSQLTYALPKDEFFVSIAPYIEQTHPCATHSLTGCRGELINTEFEVFIEDSEGNILRDEKLTSNSHGFIDLWLPRDKEYRISITQNEKKVESTFSTFESDDTCITTMKLI
- a CDS encoding DUF2200 domain-containing protein; its protein translation is MTKHRIYTTSVASVYPHYVTKAEKKGRTKAEVDEIIRWLTGYSQEDLEAHLEKKTDFETFFAEATQMNPSRALIKGVVCGVRVEDIKEPTMQEIRFLDKLIDELAKGKAMEKILRKS
- a CDS encoding TVP38/TMEM64 family protein, which encodes MEYFTEQNIELYLERFRSLGPLPGIMLTFLKSFVPPLPTIVIIGANAAIYGLWLGFLYSWIGLVMGSLLTFWLIRKASDTPFIRRWAAKPKVQKAMVWAQRNGFSFVFLLSLLPIGPFVVINMAAGLTRLRTVPFAAAVVLGKGVMVFCISYIGTHLSDFIHQPVELIGVALFIAASLWLNRKIQAYFTSLAAVSADNMK
- a CDS encoding methyltransferase domain-containing protein — translated: MFPKLHRRASAAELMDDFTSGGEELREALRDLRRLNRLFAASSPTLYGIKQLWRAAGKPKQLSITDVGAGSGDVNRRVLQWASRQGVSLMITLVDMTEEACAEARHLYIDEPRVQVIRGNLFTLPEARADIVTGTQLLHHFSEEEVPHAVSSMLRAARLGVVVNDIHRHWIAWTAVWLATRAISSNRYILNDGPLSVAKGFRSQDWKRLKQAMGINQLMYSWRPLFRYAVVIGKPDSYLSGRS
- a CDS encoding sigma-70 family RNA polymerase sigma factor, producing MNDKELLPWIEKAILGDESAFQLVYQATHQDVYRTVAFLVYNKQDIEDIVNEVYMHMWRSYHKYDPNRPFRFWLHGITIRLVQDWRRKAWRRIRLFERNRKMTSEQFDWTDQPILQSERQQELFSLVRQLSYKLRVVVILRYYHDYALEEIAETLQIPVGTVKSRHHLALKELRKQFEMTGGEEYVH
- a CDS encoding type III polyketide synthase translates to MAAVRPMIAITGIGTALPPYRMDQADTARRIVDALSSSPDSARWARRIFKQCGVESRYTCEPELLQEASACRYMPQEDRSKVPSTAERMAVYKRESVPLALSAARAALADAKMAAEQITHLITVSCTGQFLPGIDAALVQELGLVPSVMRIPLTFIGCAAGMKAICLSKQLVSGDRNANVLIVCVELCTLHIQPSGDREALFGASFFGDGASACVIGVASSQQQHVYQLGDDRSVLLPGGADEMIWEIGNDGFDLYLSPNIPRLIGDHVPAEVAHLGGDEPPELWAIHPGGKGIVEALQSKYGLRDEQVAPSLGVLRDIGNVSSATILFVMKKMREQLQEQGKERASGLALAFGPGLTAEMIKITYVASSVPSKRRTEKAHYVS
- a CDS encoding aldo/keto reductase, which produces MIAKNLQDKTTLHNGVKMPWFGIGVFKVEEGPELVHAVKTAIKHGYRSVDTAAIYENEEGVGLGIREGMKEAGISREDLFVTSKVWNADLGYESTITAYETSLNKLGLEYLDLYLIHWPVQGKYKEAWRALETLYKAGRVKAIGVSNFQIHHLKDLMQDAEIKPMVNQVEYHPRLTQKELQSFCQEHGIQLEAWSPLMQGQLLDEQVLKDIANKYDKSTAQVILRWDLQNGVVTIPKSTKEHRIVENATVFDFELTKEEMERINDLNQNYRVGPDPDNFDF